A single Triticum dicoccoides isolate Atlit2015 ecotype Zavitan chromosome 2A, WEW_v2.0, whole genome shotgun sequence DNA region contains:
- the LOC119355084 gene encoding protein BIC1-like, whose amino-acid sequence MAYSGDVEEVPEHGAAHLAEACTGGLAEESRPVAADATSSDHRAAVAAQDQAGRISTSKEKREAGKLLQPADKEEEGETARERLKRHRREMAGRVWVPEMWGQEKLLKDWMDCSAFDRPLVPAGLLTARRALVAESCARRPAPAPPASSSPLRVQDGCS is encoded by the coding sequence ATGGCATACTCCGGCGACGTCGAGGAGGTGCCGGAGCACGGCGCGGCTCACCTGGCCGAGGCATGCACGGGCGGCTTGGCGGAGGAAAGCCGGCCGGTCGCGGCCGACGCTACGTCCTCCGATCAccgtgcggcggtggcggcgcaaGATCAAGCTGGAAGAATATCCACGTCCAAGGAGAAGCGGGAGGCGGGGAAGCTGCTGCAGCCAGCGgacaaggaggaggaaggggaGACCGCGCGGGAAAGGCTGAAGCGGCACAGGCGGGAGATGGCGGGGAGGGTGTGGGTGCCGGAGATGTGGGGGCAGGAGAAGCTGCTCAAGGACTGGATGGACTGCTCCGCCTTCGACCGCCCGCTCGTGCCGGCCGGCTTGCTCACTGCGCGCCGGGCGCTCGTCGCCGAGTCCTGCGCGCGCCGCCCGGCCCCGGCACCACCTGCCAGCTCCAGCCCTCTCCGGGTGCAAGACGGCTGCTCCTGA